TTAAACACGAGGACCAAGTCAAGATCACTGGCCAACTGGAACACATGGAAAGGAAGCCAACACACTGCAAAGACCACAACCACTAGTGCCAGCATTTTGGTAGTCTTCTTGCGACGAGTGATGCCATCATTGCGGCTGGATGGGCTGACATGGTTCTTCAGTTTGACCCAGATGCACACATAAGCATAGCTGATAATGCCCAGTGGAAGTACATACTGCAGTACAAGCATGGAGAAGCTGTAGATTATGGCATCTCGGTTAGTGCCACGGGGCCATttctcagagcatacagcaatccGTAAATTAATGTAGGCAATCTCTTCATAGCGGTACTCCCGAAAAATAGCTAAAGGTCCAGCCAGAATGGCTGCAAATGCCCAAGTTAGACTGATGATAATGAAACTTGTGCACCTGGAGAGACGCTGACCCATATGAAACACAATGCACCTATAGCGCTCCAGAGCGATCACGGTGAGTGTCAGGATAGACACATGGACACTCAGAGCTTGGGCGTATGGCACCATGTGACACATAACTGCCCCGAACTTCCACTCATCCAGCAGAGTGTATACCAAGGTGAAGGGTAAGCACATGGTGTCTACCATAAGGTCAGCTAATGCAAGATTGGCAATGAAGTAGTTGGTAACGGTACGCATGTTTTTGTATATAATGATCATGTAAATAACTAGTGTATTACCAACTAGACCCAGGATGATTATAAGCGAATAAGCAGTTATAAGGGCTATCTGAACACTTAGGTGCTTCGTAATGTCATCCACAAAGACAGGCTTATGAGAATTCAAGCTTTTGTTGCCTAGGCTGTTCTGGTGCCAGGAGGTATATTCTCCTTCCCCACTGGGAATATCCCTGGTGACATTAGCTGGGTCTGAAGGGCCCATCCTGTCTTGAGTTTCTCTTCTGATGAGTCCAAGGACATTCATGCATGTgcctgtaggaaaaaaaaaagtcatattggGTTCAGCTTGATCAGGAAAAGTACAGAATCGTCTTCATTTGCAGATGTACTGTACACTGCATCTCTGGAACTTTCTAGAGTTTCTCTGCTTTTCCTCACGTTAAATTTTTGCTATGTTTATTTTAttggttatttttaattttactcTTTATATGCAAAACCACACTTATTGTCCAAACCATACTGTGACCCAGAATAATAGAGGTGTTTACGTATATTGTAAAACATGGATAAATCAAGAAGGCTATTATTTGTCATTCGCTGTTCAAACATGTACCTTTCAAAAGAAGGCAGCTTGTGTTCCCCTTCCTCATTTGGTGCTAAAGCACTTTTCGACATGTGATAATCGATATAAGGTCTATTTACTTTCACCCATTTGCCacggtgaaaaatttgttccagaacaatgaACAAAGTAAGCTCTGAGAGTCTTAACAATACATCAGTTGTCATGTAACACCTTTATAAAACAATATAATTTCACACATTTTtaaattgggcagcacggtggtatagtggttagtgctgttgcctcacagcaagaaggtccgggttcgagccccgtggccggcgagggcctttctgtgcggagtttgcatgttctccccgtatctgtgtgggtttcctctgggtgctccggtttcccccacagtccaaagacatgcaggttaggttaactggcgactctaaattgaccgtaggtgtgaatgtgagtgtgaatggttgtctgtgtctatgtgtcagccctgtgatgacctggcgacttgtccagggtgtaccccgcctttcgcccgtagtcagctgggataggctccagcttgcctgcgaccctgtagaacaggataaagcggctagagataatgagatgagatgcgacaTTTTTAAATTATGAATGGATGCCAGAGATCCCATTCCCAACATAGTTTGAT
The Neoarius graeffei isolate fNeoGra1 chromosome 8, fNeoGra1.pri, whole genome shotgun sequence genome window above contains:
- the npy7r gene encoding neuropeptide Y receptor Y7, yielding MNVLGLIRRETQDRMGPSDPANVTRDIPSGEGEYTSWHQNSLGNKSLNSHKPVFVDDITKHLSVQIALITAYSLIIILGLVGNTLVIYMIIIYKNMRTVTNYFIANLALADLMVDTMCLPFTLVYTLLDEWKFGAVMCHMVPYAQALSVHVSILTLTVIALERYRCIVFHMGQRLSRCTSFIIISLTWAFAAILAGPLAIFREYRYEEIAYINLRIAVCSEKWPRGTNRDAIIYSFSMLVLQYVLPLGIISYAYVCIWVKLKNHVSPSSRNDGITRRKKTTKMLALVVVVFAVCWLPFHVFQLASDLDLVLVFKEYKLLYTLFHIVAMCSTFTNPLLYGWMNKNYRNGFIMFFRCEHKPDTIHPEGSFRTRTLRGLIFYNDGQPATAV